In Scomber japonicus isolate fScoJap1 chromosome 21, fScoJap1.pri, whole genome shotgun sequence, one DNA window encodes the following:
- the LOC128382362 gene encoding kinesin-1 heavy chain-like, with translation MTDAAAETTIKVVCRFRPLNSSELARGDKYIPKFQGEDCVVIAGKPYHFDKVFGSSTTQVQFYNAVAQKIVRDVLEGYNGTIFAYGQTSSGKTHTMEGKLHDPDMMGITPRIVEDIFNYIYSMDENLEFHIKVSYFEVYLDKIRDLLDVKKNNLSVHEDKNRVPYVKGCTERFVCSPDEVLDAIDEGKNNRIVAVTNMNEHSSRSHSIFLINIKQENTQTEQKLTGKLYLVDLAGSEKVGKTGAEGTVLDEAKMINKSLSALGNVISALAEGSTYVPYRDSKMTRILQDSLGGNCRTTMVICCSPSAFNDAETRSTLLFGQRAKTIKNSVSLNMELTAEQWKSKWEKEKEKNKTLRNTVTWLENELNRWRNGESVPVTEQFDKEKAKAEVQALETATNNDKTPPKPALTTVPGVQLTDAEKAKYEAEMAKLYKELDDKDEEINQQSQMVEKLNEQILDQEELLASTQQDHNTLQTELKRLLAENEASKEEVKEVLQALEELAVNYDQKSQEVEDKAQEFEALSEELNQKSNCLTSIDSELQKLKEMTNHQKKRVTEMMSSLLKDLAEIGIAVGSNDIKQQESTGLIDEEFTVARLYISKMKSEVKTMVKRSKQLESSQAESSQKMEGTERELTACQLRISQYEAKIKSLTDNLQNVEQKKRHLEENVDFLNTEIVRIKAQDNVNAMEMENEIQSANEVKEAVEKQIQTHREAHQKQISSLRDELDSKEKVITELQDQNQEIILEQERLKVEHDKLKASDQEKSRQLQELTVMQDRREQAKQDLKGLEETVARELQTLHNLRRLFVQDLSARLKKNAKMDSEDSDVTAAQKQKICFLENNLEQLTKVHKQLVRDNADLQSEIPKMEKRLRATAERVKALEGALKEAKESAVRERKRHQEEVERIREASKPKNMGRRASIAKPIRPGQLLGASPLISGRSNLINNQSGISE, from the exons ATGACTGATGCGGCGGCGGAGACCACTATCAAGGTGGTGTGCCGTTTCAGGCCGCTAAACAGTTCGGAGTTGGCCCGGGGAGACAAGTACATCCCGAAATTTCAAGGGGAAGACTGTGTGGTGATTGCG GGTAAACCATACCACTTTGACAAGGTCTTCGGGTCCAGTACGACTCAGGTGCAGTTCTACAATGCTGTGGCTCAGAAGATTGTCAGAG ATGTTCTTGAGGGCTACAACGGCACTATATTTGCCTACGGGCAGACATCTTCAGGCAAAACGCACACAATGGAG GGGAAACTGCATGATCCTGACATGATGGGAATCACCCCCAGAATTGTTGAAGACATTTTCAACTACATTTATTCCATGGATGAGAACCTGGAGTTTCATATTaaa gTTTCCTATTTTGAAGTCTATTTGGACAAAATCAGGGACCTGTTGGATG TAAAAAAGAACAACCTTTCTGTGCATGAGGACAAAAACAGAGTGCCCTATGTCAAG GGGTGTACCGAGCGTTTTGTGTGCAGTCCTGATGAGGTCTTGGACGCCATAGACGAAGGCAAAAACAACAGAATCGTGGCTGTCACAA acatgAACGAGCACAGTTCCAGGAGTCACAGCATCTTCCTCATCAACATCAAGCAGGAGAACACTCAGACCGAACAGAAACTTACTGGCAAGCTCTACCTCGTCGACCTGGCTGGAAGTGAAAAA GTGGGTAAAACTGGAGCAGAGGGCACAGTGCTGGATGAAGCCAAGATGATCAACAAGTCCCTATCTGCACTGGGAAATGTGATTTCAGCTCTGGCAGAGGGCTCG ACCTACGTGCCGTACAGAGACAGTAAGATGACCAGGATCCTGCAAGACTCCCTGGGAGGCAACTGTCGGACCACCATGGTCATCTGCTGCTCGCCATCTGCTTTCAATGACGCTGAGACCAGGTCAACACTGCTGTTTGGacaaag GGCAAAAACCATCAAGAATTCAGTGTCTCTGAATATGGAGCTGACCGCAGAGCAGTGGAAGAGCaaatgggagaaagaaaaggagaagaacaAGACGCTGAGGAACACTGTCACCTGGCTGGAGAACGAGCTCAATCGCTGGAGGAATG GAGAGAGTGTGCCAGTGACTGAACAGTTTGACAAGGAGAAGGCCAAAGCAGAGGTGCAGGCGCTGGAGACTGCTACGAACAATGACAAGACACCACCCAAACCAGCCCTGACTACCGTACCCGGGGTCCAACTCACAGACGCTGAGAAAGCCAAGTATGAGGCAGAAATGGCCAAGCTCTACAAAGAGCTGGATGACAAG GACGAAGAGATCAACCAGCAATCTCAGATGGTGGAGAAGCTGAACGAACAGATTTTGGACCAGGAGGAG CTCCTAGCCTCTACGCAGCAGGACCATAACACCCTGCAGACAGAGCTGAAGCGGCTGCTGGCAGAGAATGAAGCCTCCAAAGAAGAGGTGAAGGAGGTGTTGCAGGCCCTGGAGGAGCTGGCTGTCAACTATGACCAGAAGAGTCAGGAGGTGGAGGACAAAGCACAGGAGTTTGAGGCCCTCAGTGAGGAGCTGAACCAGAAATCT AACTGCTTGACCTCCATTGACTCCGAACTGCAGAAACTCAAGGAGATGACCAACCACCAGAAGAAGAGGGTCACcgagatgatgtcatcattacTCAAAGACCTTGCTGAGATAGGCATCGCTGTGGGAAGCAACGACATTAAG CAACAGGAGAGCACTGGCCTCATTGACGAGGAGTTCACCGTGGCTCGTCTCTACATCAGCAAGATGAAGTCAGAGGTGAAGACGATGGTGAAGCGCAGCAAGCAGCTGGAGAGCTCCCAGGCCGAGAGCAGCCAGAAGATGGAGGGAACTGAGAGGGAGCTGACTGCCTGCCAGCTGCGCATCTCCCAG tATGAAGCTAAAATCAAGTCCCTGACAGACAACCTCCAGAATGTGGAGCAGAAGAAAAGACACCTGGAGGAAAATGTGGACTTTCTCAATACAGAGATAGTGAGAATCAAAGCCCAAG ATAATGTAAACGCCATGGAGATGGAGAATGAGATCCAGTCCGCCAATGAAGTCAAG GAAGCTGTGGAGAAGCAGATCCAGACTCACCGAGAGGCCCATCAGAAGCAGATCAGCAGCCTGAGAGACGAGCTGGACAGCAAGGAGAAAGTCATCACCGAGCTGCAGGA TCAGAACCAGGAGATCATACTGGAGCAGGAGAGGCTGAAAGTGGAGCACGACAAGCTCAAAGCTTCGGACCAGGAGAAGAGCCGTCAGCTGCAGGAGCTCAC GGTGATGCAGGACAGGCGGGAGCAAGCCAAACAGGATTTGAAAGGACTGGAGGAGACTGTG GCCCGGGAGCTGCAGACACTCCACAACCTCAGGAGGCTTTTTGTCCAAGACTTGTCTGCCAGACTCAAAAAG AATGCTAAAATGGATTCAGAGGACTCAGACGTCACTGCAGCCCAGAAACAGAAGATCTGCTTCCTGGAGAACAACCTGGAGCAGCTCACCAAAGTCCATAAGCag CTGGTACGGGACAATGCCGACCTACAAAGTGAGATTCCTAAAATGGAGAAGCGCCTGAGGGCCACTGCTGAGCGGGTGAAAGCCCTGGAGGGCGCTCTGAAGGAGGCCAAAGAGAGCGCGGTACGGGAGCGCAAACGCCACCAAGAAGAGGTGGAACGCATTAGAGAAGCCTCCAAGCCCAAGAACATGGGCAGGAGAGCCTCAATAG CCAAGCCCATCAGGCCAGGCCAGCTGCTGGGTGCCTCCCCCTTGATATCCGGCAGGTCCAACCTCATTAACAACCAGTCAGGCATCTCGGAATGA